A portion of the Acidobacteriaceae bacterium genome contains these proteins:
- a CDS encoding flagellar biosynthetic protein FliR, which yields MSEWEHILSAGVLVLFRLSGLFVFAPIFSSPAIASRIKVGFAFAMAILVAPGIAVASGAVAELGVSNILGELAVGLLFGVSLMMLTEAVMFAGTLLGMQFSFSLVNLIDPVSKVETPVLGQMLSWMTTLILLGAGLHRTLIAAVLRSFDVIPVGTFAMSAASGAKLAHMASGTFLAGVQLASPVMAAALLVEITIALMGRISPQLPTTILSVPVKTIVSYGVLMGSLAIWPGFLERHFDSLLSAAAGLLGQG from the coding sequence ATGAGCGAGTGGGAGCACATTCTTAGCGCGGGCGTGCTCGTGCTGTTTCGGTTGAGTGGGCTGTTTGTGTTTGCACCAATCTTTTCTTCGCCTGCGATCGCTTCGCGCATCAAGGTTGGATTTGCGTTTGCGATGGCGATCCTGGTTGCTCCGGGGATTGCTGTTGCGAGCGGTGCTGTTGCGGAGCTTGGAGTGAGCAATATACTCGGCGAGCTTGCTGTTGGTCTGCTCTTCGGCGTAAGCCTGATGATGCTGACCGAAGCTGTCATGTTTGCGGGAACACTGCTGGGAATGCAGTTTTCCTTCTCACTGGTGAACCTGATTGACCCGGTGAGCAAGGTGGAAACGCCGGTGCTGGGGCAGATGTTGAGTTGGATGACGACACTCATCTTGCTTGGCGCAGGCTTACACCGCACGTTAATTGCTGCTGTTCTGCGAAGCTTTGACGTTATCCCGGTGGGGACCTTTGCTATGTCTGCCGCGAGTGGTGCGAAGCTGGCGCACATGGCCTCTGGAACTTTTCTTGCGGGCGTGCAGTTAGCTTCGCCGGTGATGGCGGCGGCCTTGCTGGTAGAGATAACCATCGCGTTGATGGGGAGGATCTCACCGCAGTTGCCGACGACGATTCTGAGCGTTCCGGTGAAGACGATCGTATCTTACGGAGTTCTCATGGGATCGCTTGCGATCTGGCCTGGATTCTTAGAACGCCATTTTGATTCGCTGCTGAGCGCGGCTGCTGGATTGCTCGGACAAGGGTAA
- a CDS encoding flagellar biosynthetic protein FliO, whose amino-acid sequence MKSVQVGGFAGVAMRLVKGLGGKTHVDERRLRLLETLSLGGQKKLALIVVGDQQFLVGMGNDSVDSIAVVPEVNAAGFDMVRKPRWEAGF is encoded by the coding sequence ATGAAGAGCGTTCAGGTTGGAGGCTTCGCCGGAGTAGCGATGCGCCTTGTGAAGGGGCTGGGCGGCAAGACGCATGTCGACGAGCGGCGACTGCGCTTGCTGGAGACGCTGTCGCTTGGCGGGCAAAAGAAGCTTGCACTGATCGTTGTTGGTGATCAGCAATTTCTCGTGGGCATGGGAAATGATTCGGTGGACTCGATTGCTGTTGTGCCGGAGGTCAATGCTGCAGGCTTTGACATGGTACGGAAGCCTCGGTGGGAGGCTGGGTTTTGA
- the flhA gene encoding flagellar biosynthesis protein FlhA produces the protein MAQGGIEKKNWSALLLPVITISIVFVMLIPIPAMVLDMLLAVSISASVLVFLTAIRIRKAVDLSVFPTLLLLLTLFRLALNLASSRRILLHGHEGTGAAGSVIEAFGQFVVGGNYVVGFVLFLALTAIQFLVISHGAVRTAEVTARFTLDALPGKQMAIDADMNAGLIDEQGARKRREAIAREAEFYGAMDGAARFSQRDAMATILITAINIIAGLLIGVFQQGVDLMTAVKTYTILTVGDGLVTMVPSLLVSIAGGLILTRAASSGKLDSDLGAQLFRRRTTIWIACGVMCALALVPGLPKLAFLIMAAALAMFARTLPAESATEAVEEVTVTKGKQEAEATAKAGPDELGSLLRMDELTLEIGFQLIPLVDEKMGGQMLNRVRALRRHLATELGFIVPAVHITDNLRLKPREYVISLRGTEIARWSTEGACLLAVNANPNARALPGVETVEPAFGVKARWIQPGLEDQALASGYSVVDQVTVIATHLGELIKRHSHELLGRNETKRLLDSMNDSHPKLVEELVPKLMTMGEVQKVLQQLLREGVSIRDLGTILETLVEAAHVSKSVVHLVEGCRQALGRGLVRKLLDGDGGLRVMVMQPQLEQEIVGTFDPAAAQRMLGAQNGGAGDGLKRLVESVKSLTASGESSALPVLLCPSPARYHLRRWLEPVLPKVTVLSSQEIPPDIKVRSLGALG, from the coding sequence GTGGCTCAGGGTGGTATAGAGAAGAAGAACTGGAGCGCGTTATTGCTACCAGTCATCACGATCAGCATCGTGTTTGTGATGCTGATCCCTATTCCAGCGATGGTGCTGGATATGCTGCTGGCTGTTTCGATCTCTGCCTCGGTACTGGTGTTTCTGACAGCGATACGGATTCGTAAAGCCGTTGATCTTAGCGTGTTTCCTACGTTGTTGTTGCTGCTTACGCTTTTCCGTCTGGCGTTGAACCTGGCTTCGAGCCGAAGAATTTTGCTGCACGGCCACGAAGGGACGGGTGCGGCTGGTTCTGTCATTGAAGCCTTCGGACAGTTTGTTGTTGGCGGCAACTACGTCGTTGGCTTTGTTCTCTTTCTGGCGCTTACGGCGATTCAGTTTCTTGTGATCAGCCATGGCGCTGTGCGTACGGCCGAAGTAACGGCGCGCTTCACGCTCGATGCTTTGCCGGGCAAACAGATGGCGATTGATGCCGACATGAACGCCGGGCTGATTGATGAGCAGGGCGCAAGAAAGCGGCGTGAAGCCATCGCTCGCGAGGCGGAGTTCTACGGTGCAATGGATGGAGCCGCCCGCTTCTCGCAACGTGATGCGATGGCAACCATCCTGATCACGGCGATCAACATCATCGCAGGCTTGCTGATCGGCGTCTTCCAGCAGGGCGTGGATTTGATGACTGCGGTCAAAACGTACACGATCCTTACGGTTGGCGATGGACTTGTCACGATGGTGCCGAGCCTGCTGGTATCGATTGCCGGTGGGCTGATCCTGACTCGTGCCGCATCAAGCGGCAAGTTGGACAGCGACCTTGGCGCACAGCTTTTTCGCAGACGTACAACCATTTGGATCGCCTGTGGTGTGATGTGCGCCCTGGCGTTAGTTCCTGGACTACCAAAGCTTGCGTTCCTCATCATGGCCGCGGCGTTGGCAATGTTCGCGCGGACGTTACCTGCAGAGTCTGCCACCGAGGCCGTGGAAGAAGTGACGGTGACGAAAGGCAAGCAGGAAGCAGAGGCCACAGCGAAAGCGGGACCTGATGAGCTGGGTTCACTGTTGCGCATGGATGAGCTGACGCTGGAGATTGGCTTTCAACTGATTCCGTTGGTTGACGAGAAGATGGGCGGCCAGATGTTGAATCGTGTGCGTGCTCTTCGCCGACATCTGGCTACGGAACTGGGATTCATTGTGCCCGCTGTGCACATCACAGACAACCTGCGGCTAAAGCCGCGTGAGTATGTGATCTCTCTACGTGGGACAGAGATTGCTCGCTGGAGCACGGAGGGAGCCTGTCTGCTCGCCGTGAACGCTAATCCGAACGCTCGTGCGTTGCCTGGGGTCGAGACGGTAGAGCCTGCCTTTGGTGTGAAAGCTCGATGGATTCAACCGGGGCTGGAGGATCAGGCTTTGGCGTCGGGCTACTCGGTCGTGGACCAGGTGACCGTGATTGCAACGCATCTTGGAGAGCTGATCAAACGGCATTCGCATGAACTGCTGGGCCGGAATGAAACGAAACGTTTGCTGGACAGCATGAATGATTCGCATCCGAAGCTGGTGGAAGAACTTGTTCCCAAGCTGATGACGATGGGTGAAGTGCAAAAAGTGCTGCAGCAACTGCTGCGTGAAGGTGTTTCGATCCGCGATCTTGGAACGATTCTCGAGACGTTGGTGGAAGCCGCGCATGTGTCGAAGAGCGTGGTGCACCTGGTGGAGGGCTGTCGTCAGGCGCTCGGACGTGGGCTTGTTCGCAAGCTGCTGGATGGCGATGGTGGACTTCGCGTGATGGTGATGCAACCGCAGTTGGAGCAGGAGATCGTGGGCACGTTTGATCCTGCCGCGGCACAGCGAATGTTAGGCGCACAGAACGGTGGCGCGGGGGATGGGTTGAAGCGGCTGGTTGAATCTGTGAAATCACTAACCGCTTCGGGTGAGAGTTCGGCACTTCCCGTGCTCTTGTGTCCATCACCGGCACGTTACCACCTGCGTCGGTGGCTGGAGCCTGTCTTGCCGAAGGTGACCGTGCTGTCCTCGCAGGAAATTCCACCAGACATAAAGGTGCGAAGCCTCGGAGCGTTGGGTTAG
- the fliP gene encoding flagellar type III secretion system pore protein FliP (The bacterial flagellar biogenesis protein FliP forms a type III secretion system (T3SS)-type pore required for flagellar assembly.), translated as MQTGKGSKATTDTLLGAMGKANEASTPWAIVIGLTLLTLLPAILLAMTPMVRLLVVFHFLRQALGTQTAPSNQVLMGLALMMTWFLMQPVMLQVDQQALTPYRASQITAMEAIDRGAQPVKQYMLHYAREKDLALFVSASHTPRPAKPADLGMPVVVPAYMLSELKAGFQIGAVLFLPFLLVDFLVASITTSIGMLQLSPTVISTPVKILLFVMVDGWTLLADQLLKSF; from the coding sequence TTGCAAACTGGAAAAGGATCAAAGGCGACGACGGACACTCTGCTAGGCGCCATGGGGAAAGCGAATGAAGCTTCAACCCCATGGGCTATTGTGATTGGCCTTACGCTGTTGACGTTGCTGCCAGCAATTTTGCTGGCGATGACTCCGATGGTGCGGCTGCTGGTGGTATTTCACTTTCTGCGCCAAGCATTGGGTACACAGACCGCACCTTCCAACCAGGTATTGATGGGGCTGGCGCTGATGATGACCTGGTTCTTGATGCAGCCGGTAATGCTGCAGGTTGATCAGCAGGCATTGACTCCGTATCGCGCGAGCCAGATTACAGCGATGGAAGCGATTGACCGCGGCGCGCAGCCAGTGAAGCAGTACATGCTGCATTATGCGCGAGAGAAGGACCTGGCGTTGTTTGTCTCGGCATCGCACACCCCCAGGCCTGCAAAGCCTGCTGACCTTGGCATGCCGGTGGTGGTTCCAGCGTACATGCTGAGCGAGTTGAAGGCTGGTTTTCAGATTGGCGCGGTTCTGTTTCTACCGTTCTTGCTGGTGGACTTTCTTGTGGCCAGCATTACAACGTCGATTGGTATGTTGCAGCTCTCACCAACAGTGATCTCAACGCCGGTAAAGATTCTGCTTTTTGTGATGGTGGATGGCTGGACGTTGCTGGCTGACCAATTACTCAAGAGCTTTTAG
- a CDS encoding EscU/YscU/HrcU family type III secretion system export apparatus switch protein: MSEQRTEKATPQRKKKAREQGDVVRSRELLSSAGLLVGLLALAAASSAFTNAWRQCYGRCVRLAVSGSFGLRELMTVVRTALLPAAVPIAMVMGASLLTVLAVGFAQSGGLALNSSALVPKLERLSPASHIKQLFSVRALVRLAKSLLPALVVAWMGWAVLGRMMTTMPVLSLARLPETFGAAYGLGLKAAWVMVAWAGVDYAVEWRAWNQRLKMSKQEMREEVKDAMGNPQIKGKIRAMQRTMARRKAKVDMRLASVVITNPTHYAVALEFSFEEMSAPKVLTKGRDLIALDIRAEAKAAGVPIVENPPLARSLYRAVEPGQSIPYDLYSAVAGILAFLFREQQEQKMRDERHAQQARAERQREQQLGSSPMRFEGGM, encoded by the coding sequence ATGAGCGAGCAACGCACAGAAAAAGCAACGCCACAACGAAAGAAGAAGGCACGCGAGCAAGGTGACGTGGTGCGTAGCCGCGAACTGCTTTCGAGCGCAGGTCTTCTGGTGGGTTTGCTGGCGTTAGCGGCGGCAAGTTCCGCATTCACGAATGCATGGCGGCAGTGCTACGGACGCTGTGTACGGCTGGCGGTGAGTGGCAGCTTTGGTCTGCGCGAGTTGATGACGGTAGTTCGCACTGCGTTGCTGCCCGCAGCCGTACCGATTGCGATGGTAATGGGGGCGTCTCTTCTGACGGTTCTGGCTGTGGGGTTCGCGCAGAGCGGCGGGCTTGCGCTGAACTCCAGTGCGCTTGTGCCAAAGCTGGAGAGGTTGAGCCCGGCCTCGCATATCAAGCAGTTGTTCAGTGTGCGCGCGCTTGTGCGCCTGGCAAAGTCATTGCTGCCTGCTTTGGTCGTGGCGTGGATGGGGTGGGCCGTGCTTGGACGCATGATGACCACAATGCCGGTGCTCAGTCTGGCGCGGCTTCCTGAGACGTTTGGTGCGGCGTATGGACTGGGACTGAAGGCCGCTTGGGTGATGGTGGCGTGGGCCGGGGTGGACTACGCGGTGGAGTGGAGAGCGTGGAACCAGCGGCTGAAGATGTCGAAGCAGGAGATGCGTGAAGAAGTAAAAGACGCGATGGGCAACCCGCAGATAAAGGGGAAGATTCGCGCGATGCAACGCACGATGGCCCGCCGGAAAGCCAAAGTTGATATGCGTCTAGCAAGCGTTGTGATCACAAACCCGACGCATTATGCCGTAGCCCTTGAGTTTTCGTTTGAAGAGATGTCGGCACCGAAGGTGTTGACGAAGGGCCGCGATCTGATTGCGTTGGACATTCGTGCTGAGGCAAAGGCTGCTGGTGTGCCAATCGTCGAAAACCCTCCACTGGCTCGGTCCTTGTATCGAGCGGTGGAGCCGGGGCAGTCGATCCCATATGACTTGTACTCGGCCGTGGCAGGCATTCTTGCGTTCCTGTTTCGCGAGCAGCAGGAACAGAAGATGCGAGACGAGAGACATGCGCAGCAGGCCCGTGCAGAACGGCAGCGTGAGCAGCAACTGGGGTCTTCCCCGATGCGTTTTGAAGGAGGGATGTAG
- a CDS encoding flagellar biosynthetic protein FliQ, with product MGTDMAVVLARHLLMESLLLCAPMLIAACVVSLVMSLVQTLTGVQEQTLTAVPRLVVVFAVTLALLPWLAHRTVVYTQQLWTDLHRYLG from the coding sequence ATGGGAACGGATATGGCTGTGGTGCTGGCGCGGCATCTGTTGATGGAGTCGCTGCTGCTATGCGCTCCCATGCTGATCGCAGCCTGCGTTGTAAGTCTTGTGATGAGTCTTGTTCAGACGTTGACCGGTGTACAGGAGCAGACGTTGACCGCTGTTCCAAGGCTTGTTGTTGTGTTCGCTGTTACGCTTGCGCTGCTGCCGTGGTTGGCCCATAGAACCGTGGTGTACACGCAGCAGCTATGGACAGACCTGCACCGGTATCTCGGATGA